TCTCAACGACCATTTGTTTGATTCTATCGGGAATGCTATTCCATTGTTGCTTTTGATTACGTTTCGCTTTAAGGCCATCAATACCATTTTGGCTGTAGGCGTGATACCAATTATAAAAGGTTCTTTTGTGAATGCCTAATTGCTTTAAAGTCCTATTAACGCCTAATTCAGAGTTTTTTACCACCTCTATAATCTCTGCTTTTTCTTCTGCCGTTAGTCTCATATATTTTTTAAATTGAGGGGTTAATCCAACAGATTTAAGCTTTTTTTTACAATGTCATAACGAATAACCAAATCGGCCAAAGACTCCTTCAATACGGTATTTTCTCTGCGTAAATCTTTGACTTGCTCACTGGTAGCTTCTCTTGTTTCGTTACCCGAAAGACGTTTCTTTCCTGCTTCAATGAACTCTTTACTCCATTTGTAATAAGTAGCTTCGCTGATGCCATATTTTCTGCACAGCTCTGCTACACTGAGCTCTGCACGTAAGCCTTCCATGACGATTAAAATCTTTTGTTCTGCATTGTACACTTGGCGTGTATTACGGCGAACTTCTTTAATAAGCTTTTCGCTTTTTGTTTGTTTTTTTACCATGTTCTAAGTGGTTTTTGTAAAGTTAGTTTTTTCTTTTTTTAACTATACTATTTTTAACCTAAACTGGTAAACTTTTTGCTGACGATTTACAAAAAAAAGCCTGTGATTTTGGATGGTTTAGAATCCACTTGATGTACTCAGGCAAAACCTTATTTGTATCAGGTGTAATTTTGATAAAACTATTTGAAATAAAAACGGGATAATTAATGCCTTTAGGTATAATAGTAGCCACATATCTACCTCTCGTACTAAAAGCAACATCAGTCGATTGAATAATGTATTTAGGATTACATGCATCAATCTGGATGTTTGGCTTTGTCGTAGGAGACAATTCAGATTCATCATTTAAATCGCTTATATTTAAAGCGATACCATTGTTTAAATGAGAATCTTTCGTTATCTTTATATATGAGCCGGACTGTACCTGGCAAATATCTTTTATTTTAAGCTTCATACTTCACTATTTCATATTTCAGATACACAAATATAATGAAAAAATTTAAATAGCAAGTATATTTAAATTAAAAATATTAAAAAATTCACATGGACTTCAACTTAGAAAACCAAGAAATGTTTTTTGAGCAATGAAATACGTGATATAATAGAATGAAAAGTATCAAAACTGAAATAAATTAATAGCTGAATAATAATTAAATTACATTATCCTTCAGCTTAACTAGTAACGAAGGGAAGGGGTGGCGATTACAAATACATTATTTACGAATCACCAATAACAAATCAAGTAATCGATCTTCTTAAATTAGCACCTAAAAAAGTAAATCCCTGCAAGTGAATCACTTACAGGGATTTTAGCGGAGAGAGAGGGATTCGAACCCCCGGAGGTGTTACCCTCAACGGTTTTCAAGACCGCCGCATTCGACCACTCTGCCATCTCTCCGAATGCGTTTGAAAAACGCCTTATTTGTTTTTCTTTGCGGTTGCAAATATAGAGACAAATTTTTAATCTCGCAAATTAAATTTCAATATTTTTTGTGGTTTTTAATATATCGTCGAGATTTTCTCTTTCTCTTATCAGTTTAGCTTCTCCGTTAATCCACAGGATTTCAGCTGGTTTTAGGCGAGAATTGTAGTTCGACGCCATCGAAAAACAATAGGCACCCGCATTGTAAAAACATAAAATATCTTTTTCTCGCACTTCATTTAGCTTTCGATTTGCACCAAATGTATCGGTTTCGCAGATGTATCCTACCACAGTATAGTATCTCGGGCGGCCATCTGGATGAGAAATATTCTCTATTTCGTGATGCGCATTATAGAACATCGGACGGATCAATTGATTAAATCCACTATTCACACTCGCAAAAACGGTAGAAGTCGTTTGTTTCACCACATTTACTTCTGCCAAGAATACACCCGATTCGCTCACCAAAAATTTACCTGGCTCAAACATCAGCATTAGATCCTTGTCATTTTCTTCGCAAAACTCATTAAATCGTTCACTAATTTTCTCGCCAAGGTATTCAATATCGGTTTCGGCACTACCTTCGTAGTATCTTACCTTAAATCCACTACCAAAATCCAAATACTCTAAATCTTTGAAATCCTTTGCTGCGTTGAATAAAAGCTCCGCACCGTTTAAGAACACATCTACATCCAAGATATCAGAACCTGTGTGCATATGCAGTCCATTTACCTTCAGCCCCGTGTTTTCTACCACGCGTAAAATATGCGGCAATTGATATATCGAAATTCCAAATTTAGAATCAATATGCCCCACCGAAATGTTACTATTGCCACCGGCCAAAATATGTGGATTTAAACGAATACAAACGGGATAATCTGGCATTTCATGGCCAAATTGCTCAAGAATACTTAAATTATCTATATTGATTTTTACGCCTAATTCTACGGCTTCTTTTATTTCTTCAAACGAAACGCCATTGGGAGTAAAAATAATGTCTTTTGGCTCAAATCCTGCCATTAAACCAAGCTGCACTTCCTGAATCGAAACGGTATCTAGCCCACTACCCAATTTTTGAAAAAGACGCAAAATATTCAAATTGGTATTGGCCTTACAAGCGTAATTGAGTTTCAATTTCTTAACGCCGGCAAACGAATTCTTTAATCTTGCGTATTGTGTTTTCATTTTTTCGGCATCGTACACATAAAGTGGCGTACCAAATTCTTCTGCCATTTGAAGCAAATCTTCTGCCGTAAAGCTAAGGTCTTGTATATGTTTCATTCTTACTTGAATTAAATGTATAAAAAAATATTCTACAAATGTATGAAATTATAGAATATCTAAAGTATTTTTTCGGAAAAATTTAGTTTAAATTAGTTTTTCGGCTAATTTTTTCACGCCTGCACAAGCTTTTTCTTGAATATGTGTATATGGGTGCCGGCAATAGAGTGTAATTTCGGACGGGTCTATCACAAAAAGCTGACAATCTGGTTTCAAAAAATCCACCAACGATGCCGCAGGATACACCTGCATCGATGTACCTATCACCACAAAAATATCGGCTTGCTCGGCAAGGGCAATGGCATCATTTAATGCTGGAACCGCCTCACCAAACCACACAATGTGCGGACGAACGGGATCACCATTCGGTGCTTTATCTTCCAATGTCATATCACCCTCAAATGGGAAAATCAGATTTTCATCATACACACTTCTCCCCTTTTTCAATTCGCCGTGCAGGTGCAAAACTTTGGATGAACCAGCTCTCTCGTGCAAGTCATCTACATTTTGCGTCACAATTTCTACATCGTATTGCTTTTCTAAATCGGCAAAGAATTTATGTGCATCGTTGGGAGAAACTTCCGATAGCTGCCGGCGCCGTGCATTGTAAAAATTCAGCACCAACTCGGGATTTGCGGCAAAACCTTCAGGCGTAGCTACATCTTCCACACGATGATTCTCCCACAAGCCATCGCTCGCTCTAAATGTCTGAATTCCGCTTTCTTGCGAAATCCCTGCGCCCGAAAGCACCACCAATTTAGGCTTCGTACATTTCATCGAATAAATTTTTGAATTTTTCGATTGTATTTTTGCGTTTATATTTTAAAGTAGGCGTCAAGCAGCCGTTTTCAATCGTCCATTCTTCTGGCGTGAGTCTAAATCTTTTGATTTGCTCCCATCGTCCAAATTCTTGATTAATTTCTGCCATTGCTTTTTCTATCTCGTCATAAATCACCTGACTATTAGCAATTTCGGCAGGCGTAGTTCCTATTTCTACACCATTTTTTTCCGCCCATTTAATTGAAAAATCATAATTAGGCTGAATCAAAGCACAAGGCATTTTTTTACCTTCTCCCACAACCATAATTTGCTCGATAAACGGAATGCGTTTCATCGCATCTTCCAAGGCTGCTGGCACGATGTATTTTCCTCCACTGGTTTTGAAAATTTGTTTTTTACGATCGGTAAGTTTTAGCAATCCTTCGTCAAATTCACCGATATCTCCTGTTTTAAACCAACCATCTTCGGTAAAGGCTTCCTTGGTTAATTCTGGATTTTCATAATATCCTTGGAACACGCAAGGCCCTTTCACGAGCACCTCGCCATCGTCGGCAATTTTTACATCGATGTTTTTAACTATTTTTCCTACGGTTCCGATTTTAAATCCTTTTCTATCAAAACAATTCACCGAAATCACGGGCGAAGTTTCAGTGAGTCCGTAGCCCTCCAAAATCGGAATTCCTGCCGCCCAGAACATACGATTTAGTTTTTCAGATAATTTGGCACTTCCCGAAACGAGCGTTACCATCTTGCCCCCCATTCCTTCTCGCCATTTACTAAAAATCAATTTATTGGCAATTTTGTATTTGACATACCAATTGAGTGGCATTTTTACTTTAGGGTCATAATCTTTAATTAAATCAAGCGACCATTTAAAGATTTTTGATTTCACAGCCCCAGCATTGGCACCTGTTTCATAAATTTTATTAAACACCTTTTCTACCAAACGCGGCACCACAGTCATGATTTGTGGCTGAACGAATTTTAAATCTTCACCAATGGTGTCTAAATTCTGTGCAAAATAAATGCTTAAGCCTTTGATTTGGTACAAATTAAGCAATGTTCTCTCAAACACATGGCACACAGGCAAGAAGCTCAATGCACGAGCATTTTCACCCACTTCGGGAATGCGCTCTTGGCAATCTATGGCATTAGATAGCAGATTTTTGTGCGAAAGCATTACTCCTTTTGGGCTTCCCGTAGTACCTGAAGTGTAAATGATTGTAACTAAATCATCTGGATGAACTTTTTCTTTGATTTTTTCGATTTCAGGCTGAAGGCTTTTATCTTCACCTAACTCTAAAATCTCATTCCAATTTGGTAAGTTTTCCTCCTCGTTTATACAATAGATTTCCTCTAATGTTGGCGTATTTTTCTGAATTCCTGCAATTTTATTGTACAAATCTTTGTGAGAAACAAAGCACAATTTCACACCAGATTGATTAAAAATATATTCATTTTCTTGTGCTGCAATAGATGAATAAATAGGCACACTAATCGCTCCTACTTTCTGAATTCCCATATCTAGAATATTCCATTCCGCACAATTATTATTTACAATAATTGCAATTTTGTCGCCAGGTTTTACGCCCCATTTGAGCAAACCACGACTCACTTTATCCGATAAATCTATGTAATCTTGTGTTGAATATGCTTTTAATTTTTCCCCAGGTAATACATTAACTAAGGCTCTTTCTAAATTATGATATTTTGCTTGATAGTCAAGTATATCAAATAAGCGTTTCATTTCCATGTTCATCTACTTCTTGGTGTATAAAAGTACGAATTTAATCAAAACTATTAAAGTTTTTTTATCGTTTTTTTAAATAATTAAAATTTTAAACCTAAACCAAATACAACAAAATAATTTAAAGTAATACTTTTAGTAAATCATCTATCTCCTTAAAAGTGTTGAAATTATGTAATGTAATCCGAATCCTTTCTTGTGAAATTGGCACCGTAGGAGATAAAATACTTTTAACCGAAATATTTTTTTCTACTAATTCTTTACACTTGCATTTCAAGATATTTTTTTCGTTCAAATAAGCTTGAATGGGTGTTTGGGAATTTAAAAAATTTGATTGATTTTCTTTGATTTTTTGTCTGAAATATTCAATATTCTGTGCTAATTTTTCTTGTGCAAAATTCGATTTTTTAAGGATTTCATGCGCTTGAAAAATCACTTCTACTTCCGCCTCGCTCATTGCTGTGGTATAAATAAATGGACGCGCAAAATTCACTAAAAACTGATGCAATTTTTCTCCCCCCACTACGCAAGCACCATGCGTGCCGAGTGCCTTGCCAAAGGTGTGAACGCGTGCAAAAATTTCCTGCTCAAAATTCTCAAAAATGCCTTTTTTTTGTTTTCCTACCACGCCCGTTCCGTGCGCTTCGTCCAAAATGATGTAGCAATTTTTCTTTTGGCAAAGCTCCAAAATTTCGCTTGAAACTTCGTCTCCGTCCATGCTATAGACGCTCTCGAGCACCACAAAAATTTCGCCTGAACATTTTTCTATTTTTTGCGCTAAATCACTCGCATCGTTGTGTTTAAATTTAAAAGATTTAGCGTTACTCAATCGTATGCCATCACGAAGCGAAGCGTGCGATAATTCATCATACAAAATAAAATCACCACGCTGTGGTATCGCTGAAAGCACCGCCAGATTGGCATTGTATCCGCTATTGAAAAGCAAGGCTTTTTCAGCATCGTAAAAATCCGCTAAATAGCGTTCAACGTCCTCATAATAAGCACTATTTCCCGAAATCAATCGCGAACCTGTGCTCCCCGCATGATGGTGCGAAATTTGGATTTTTTGCAATTCTCGAGCGATTCCGAGATAGTCGTTGGAAAAAAAATCGGCATTATTTGTATCAAATACCGAAAGGCTTCTAAAATTATTTTCTTCGATTCTTTTCGCCAAAAGCTGCTGTGCTTTGGTAGGAAAATCTAAATTTTTCATGTTTTGATTATGAAAATAAATGAGCCTTCAAAGCTAATAAAAAATCTGGGATTTTGGGCGATTTCGCTCCCTTTTCTGCCCATTGTTGAGCAATATTGGATTGGTGGTTGAGCGTTTTGTAGACTTCACGATAAGCCTTGAATAATGAATAATTTTTATCGTAAATGTGCGTAGGCTCTGAGTTCACACCATTTACTTCTATGACTTTAAATTTCCCTTGTTTTAGCGCGTTATCACTCACGGCTTTTACATCTAATCTACCATAAGAATATTGCGGAATTTGGCGAATTACTTTTTCAATTTGGGCTAAAAGTTCTTGCGTTGCTAAATGCGATGCATCAAAAAAACGCGTTCCACGATTGTGATTTCCAATAGGTTCTAGCAAAATCGTTTCGCCTTTGTGTAAAACTTTGTCCAAAATTGCCGAAAATTTATTTTCTAAATATTTTTTCCTAAAAAATGCACGCTCGTTTTGTTGTATAAATTCGCGCAAAGTTTGCCTGCCATTGCCTTTAAATACCAAAAATTCCTTTCCTGTGATGCCTAAAATTCGCCCATGTTCATCTTTGGGATATTTGCAATAAAATACACCAAACTCTTTGGGTAAATCAATGTATTCCTGCAAAATAATTTTCTGATTATCATTTAATTGGGACAAAAATTCATTTAATTCCGATTGATTATTCAAACGAATAACTCCCTTTCCCCGCTCGCCTACATCAGGTTTAGCAATCATGGGAAATTTGGTTAAAATCAGTTTTTTGTTTTGGTCAAAAATTTGCTCTTTGGCTCTAAATTCTTGCGGAATATATTTTTGAATTTCACTTTTAGAATAGCCGAAAAAGCCTCCGTTTTCCAAACTCGGATTGGTTTTACAAAAATAAAGCAAATCACGATTTTTTAAACTAAACCAAAAATATGCTGGTACAAAAGCTGCATAAAACACCCAAACGGGCCAATACTCATAGCAAATTATTTTCTGGACTTTGTGTTTAATCCAAAAATGATTAAAATATTGATTTTTTGACATTTACAAAATCAAAAATGTAGCAAAAAACGATTTTTACTCTTCAATAATTATGTTATTATTGTAGGATCTAGCAGCCAAGGCTCCCCAAATCATACAAATAGGCCAAATAAAAGGAAGCCCCATGCCCAAAGTTATAATTCCAACAATTCCAGAAATGATTAACATTATGATTGCTCCCCAAATGGTAGAATAAAGCATTCCTAAAGGGCCAAAGAAAAAGGTCAACAAAAGACTAAGCCCTACACTTTTTCTTTGTTTAATGATAATTACTCTTTTTTCAGATTTTGTATTAGAATTTTCCATAGTATTTTATTTTTTGATAAAAAATTAGCGCCATGAATCATAGCGCTAATTTAGCTTTAATAATAAAACCAGAGAATAGATTATTTATTCACAGCTTCAGATAATTGAGCTCCTGGTTTAAATTTAGCTACAGTTTTAGCAGCAATTTTGATTTTCTTTTTAGTTTGTGGGTTGATTCCCTCTCTAGCACTTCTTTCAGAAGTTGAGAAAGTACCGAAACCTACAAGCGCTACTTTTTCTTTTTTAGCCAAAGCTTTTGAAACATTTTCTGTAAAAGAATCTAAAGCTGCTTTTGCTTGTGCTTTTGTGATGCCAGCGTCAGCTGCCATAGCATCTACTAATTCTGTTTTGTTCATAATCTTATAATTAAATTATTATGAAAGCAAATTTAATATTTATAAGGGGTTATGCAAGTTTTTAACACCTAAATTTACACTCAAAACAAATAAAATTAACTATTTTTAACTACTTTTAACCGAATAACACATACGAACTATCGTCTAAATTAACCCCATTGGCAAAATCTACGATGTTCATTCGGCGTTTTCCTTGCATTTGTACTTCCTCGAGCCACACCCATCCATCGTGATGGGCTACGCCGATTCTTTTATTTTTTTCAACAAGTTGTCCGCTTTGGTATGAATGATTTGTTTTTTCTATTTCAATTTTAAAAACCTTTAATAATTTAGTTTCACCATTTAATGAAATTTGAGTCCATGCCGCAGGATAAGGGTTAAGTCCTCTTACAAAATTGTAAATATTTTCTAAAGAATCACTCCAATTAATCTGAGTATTTTCTTTAAATAATTTAGGAGCATCTTTCGAGGCTTGGCTGTGATTCTGTGGTGTTGGGTTGATTGTATTTTCTGAAATTCCCTCCAGCGTTTTCAGTACTAAATCTCCTCCCGCATACATTAATTTATCGTGCAATTCTCCTGCCGTTTCATCAGGCAAAATATCTACTTCTTGTTGATAAATGATATTTCCTGTATCCGTTTTTTCGTCTAAGAAAAATGTGGTGACTCCTGATTTTTCTTCTCCATTGATGATTGCCCAATTTATCGGGGCAGCACCTCGATATTGTGGCAAAAGCGAAGCGTGCAGATTAAAAGTTCCCTTGCTTGGCATGTTCCAAATGATTTTGGGCAACATTCTAAATGCCACGACTACAAACACATCGGCCTGTAGCGATTCCAAAGTTTCTACAAAACTTTTGGCTTTGAGCTTGGGGGGCTGCATCAAAAACAAATTATGTTCCTTGGCATATTGTGTTACGGCAGAACTGTGCATTTTCTGTCCACGGCCGGCAGGTTTGTCGGGAGTCGAAACCACTCCTACGATTGGGTAGCCTGCTTGGTGGATTTTATCTAAAATATGAACCGCAAAATCTGGCGTGCCCATAAATACTACTTTTAATTTGCTTTGCATATCGAATAATAATTAGGTAATGTAAATTGTATTTTTTCTTCGTCGATTAAGTTTTGCAACAAATCTAGCACACGATGTGCATCAGCCTCTATGAAATGAAACAAAATTTCATCTTGTGTTTTTGGATTTTCGCTTAAATAGGCAAAAATCTCTTTTTCGGTGATTTCTTGCGTGCCCTCAGACGGACTGCAAATATTGCAAATTCCGCATTTTTCTTTCGGTTTTTCGCCAAAATATCTAAGCAGCAATTGACTCTTGCAATACGATGAATCCTCGATAAAGAAATAAACATCGTTGAGCCTTTTCCATTTTAATAATTGAAGGTCGTAAAATTCTTTCCAATATCGATTTTGCACTAAATTATCATCTCGTTGCGTTAAAAACGAAATCTTTTTAATGGCTGCATCTCTATAATAAATCTTTCCTTGTTGATTCAGATTTTGGAGTGCTTCTTTTATTGCAGAAGTGCTCGTGTCCAACTTGCGAGAAAGAATGTATTCATCTATGGGTTTGGGATCCGAAAACACGCCACCGTAGTGCCTTGCGATGTAATCTAGCAAGCGATCTGGGAGCGATTGTCCTTCTTTTATTTCATAATTATCCTCATTGATTTTAACTAAACTTTGTCGCTGCGAATCATGGATTTTGATGCTATTTTTCATCTCCAAAAAGGAAATCACCGACTTGAATTTAGGTTTATAAAATTTAAAAGTTTTGATAATTTTCTTTTCAGAAAAAGCATGCTGTCCCTCTCGCAACTCACCTTCGGCTATTTGATAATACGAGTAGAGTTTCCTTATCATTATTAAAAACTCTTCTTTGCTCGGCAAAGCTGCTTTAAACTGCTTTATGGCTTTTTTCTTATCCTCCTCGTGATACAGCAAAATCCCGTGAGACAGTTTGCCATCTCGCCCGCCGCGCCCCACTTCTTGAAAGTAGGATTCTATTGTGCTTGGTGCATTGTAATGCACAACTAAACGCACATCGGGCTTATCGATCCCCATACCAAAAGCGTTGGTCGAAACTAAGACTAAATCATTGCTCTCGATAAATCGTATTTGTCGTGAATTTTTATCTTCTTTGGACAATCGCGCATGGAAATAAGTGGCATTAAACTTCTTTTCTTTTAAAAATTTCGCAATGTCATAAGTTTGCTTTCTGCTTTTGCAAAACACAATGCTACTGCCTGGGTATTTTTTTAAATAATACACCAAATCATCGAGCTTATCGGCACTTTGATGGATTCGGTAGGCTAAATTTTTTCTTTGTAATGATTTTTTAAAAACGGTTGCATTTTGGATTTGCAATTGCTTTAAAATCTCGTTTTGAATATGTGGCGTTGCCGTGGCTGTGAGTGCCAAAATAGGCTTGTCGGGAAATTCGTTTTTAAGCTCTTTTAAAGCCAAATAAGACGGACGGAAGTCGTGCCCCCATTCCGAAATGCAATGTGCCTCATCTATGGCAAAATAGGATATTTTTAAATTTTCAAGAAAGCTCTTAAAACTAGTTTGTGCCATTCGCTCTGGCGAAATATAGAGCAGTTTCACCCCTCCATATCGCACATTGTCCATCAAAACTTGCGGACTTTGTTCTGTGTTTTCAGATGTGAGAAATTCTGCTTTTATGCCTTTTTTCTTTAGGCTTTGTACTTGGTCTTTCATTAAAGCCACAAGTGGCGAAATCACCACACAAACGCCTTCCATCATCAGGGCTGGAATTTGGAAACAGAGCGATTTCCCGCCTCCTGTGGGAAGCAGTGCAAGAGTATCTTTTCCTGTCAAAATACTTTCTATGATTTCTTTCTGTGGCACACGGAATTCGGAATACCCCCAATATTGTTGCAATATGTTTTCTGCTGTAGTCTTCAAAGCTTAATTGTAGCAAAAATAGTAAATTTCTGCGAGCTTTGGTACTTAAAAAATCGCTTTGATATTGAATTTGTTGTTTTAATTCCTTAAATTTACACTCAAATTTCTACTATGAAAAGAGGTTTTTCATATTGGTTTTTAATCATCCTGATGTGGATTTTTGTAATTGGGCTGGTTTATTTGATTTGTGCCTTTATACAATACATAATTTTAGCGGTGGTGTTTTATTTGATTATTAAAATTAGTAGTCTTTTTGGCTGCGGCTGTTGTAACCAAACGGAGGATGATGATTTTTAGATTTTTATTCTAAAAAAAATCGCTAAGATTTAAAATTCTAGCGATTGTCAAAAAATTATCTTTTCAATACTTTTTCTTTAATTACTTTATTTAAGTTTTTATTTTTTACGGTTTTAGTATTAAATAACAAAACTGGTGCTACGATTCCTAAAGCTAAAGCCATTACAATAAAGGTTGTGAGTAGCCCGTTGCTAAAGGTTTCCATAAAGTCATGAGTCTGAATATTTTGTTTATCCTCTTCGGTTACTAATTTAATTAAGCCCATCATAAATTGGTATCCAAATTTACCTGGAATCATGTTGATTACGGCAGGAATAGTAAAGACCACAGGTGGTGTATGCACCAAGTGTGCACAATACACGCCGAGCATTCCTACTGTAAATGCTCCTAAAAACGAGGTTACCACTAATTGATTAGGCATCAGAGTTTTAAGTAATACAAATTTGACTGTAAAACCTATTCCTCCCAAAATTGCGGTGGCAAACATGGCTCGGCGTGGTGTGTTGAACAACATAGCAAATCCCACGGCTACCCACATTGCCCAGAATATTTTTTCTGATAAATCTATTAAAACATTAAAAAACTCCATTGTGAAAAAGTGTTAGTGATAAGAAATAGCCTACTGCAATCATAAAAATCAAAATCATAGCATGCACATATTTGGCAAAACCAGAAATTAAGTGTCCAGAGAGCACATCAATTAATCCGTTGATGAGTGGAACTCCAGGAATCATCCAAAGTACACAAGTGGTGAATGCTGCACTCATAGGAACATTAAACATGTTGAAAATCCCCAC
This Ornithobacterium rhinotracheale DNA region includes the following protein-coding sequences:
- a CDS encoding threonine/serine exporter family protein, encoding MEFFNVLIDLSEKIFWAMWVAVGFAMLFNTPRRAMFATAILGGIGFTVKFVLLKTLMPNQLVVTSFLGAFTVGMLGVYCAHLVHTPPVVFTIPAVINMIPGKFGYQFMMGLIKLVTEEDKQNIQTHDFMETFSNGLLTTFIVMALALGIVAPVLLFNTKTVKNKNLNKVIKEKVLKR